A region of the Culex quinquefasciatus strain JHB chromosome 1, VPISU_Cqui_1.0_pri_paternal, whole genome shotgun sequence genome:
acagtgtcctgatgcaaacaatgatcgagctgtcaaaATCCCTGCGAAATATGTCGGCTGAAATATCGAGCGGTCAAGAGATAGCAAATCTGctgcaaacaaactcgcaactctccattgttgtcTCAAGAAACTCACCACTGATTCTCCGTCCGAGGTTCCTGGTACTTTTCCCGCGGTCCCTCCGTGATGTTCTTCTCCAGCAGCTCCACGTACTTGTGCACGTTGGCCAGCTTGCGCTGGGCCTCCTCCGAGGTCGAGTCGTACTTGGACCAGAACTTGATCGCTATCGGCACCCGACGCACATCCGGCATAAAGCTGTCCGTCACGCGGATGTGCGCATTCGCCCGGTTGATGATCTCCTTCTCGAACGCGTACGATACGATGGCCGGCGGTTTGGGCACTTCCTCTTCAGGCGCGGACGAGGCAATCTCCTTCATTGTCACCAAGGTCGCTGGTTCCGAACAGTTTTGGAAAATGAAAAGGGTTGCTTCGATAATCACGTAGATTTGGATattgttgttttcttttctaGTTTAGGAAAGAGAGCACCTTATCGAAGCAAGCCGAACGAAGCGACTGAAAAACGTGATTGGCTTGGGATTGCCTAACTCGATGGCGCGCACCCGGTTTCAATCCGAACCTCTGCCTCCACCGGCCCACCAcccaacatcatcatcatcattattgCCCTGGGCCCGGAACGAGGCACGGTATAATAGGATAGGCGTTGACAGAGACAACTAgagtaaaaatatgtaaatttaacatgcttttcaaaaaacacaaaaaaaaacaaaaacgagaaaaaaatgacaaaaatgacaaaaatgacaaaaatgacaaaaatgacaaaaatgacaaaaatgacaaaaatgacaaaaatgacaaaaatgacaaaaatgacaaaaatga
Encoded here:
- the LOC119769255 gene encoding uncharacterized protein LOC119769255 isoform X2 is translated as MKEIASSAPEEEVPKPPAIVSYAFEKEIINRANAHIRVTDSFMPDVRRVPIAIKFWSKYDSTSEEAQRKLANVHKYVELLEKNITEGPREKYQEPRTENQCRHISQGF
- the LOC119769255 gene encoding uncharacterized protein LOC119769255 isoform X1 translates to MKEIASSAPEEEVPKPPAIVSYAFEKEIINRANAHIRVTDSFMPDVRRVPIAIKFWSKYDSTSEEAQRKLANVHKYVELLEKNITEGPREKYQEPRTENQCYGWHSGAVDPLVTEDAHLLYHPKKRQEITLIGEKINADKITQRPRFTGIPFKLPS